A window from Parambassis ranga chromosome 13, fParRan2.1, whole genome shotgun sequence encodes these proteins:
- the frya gene encoding protein furry homolog isoform X3 — protein sequence MKEVAVGFQPSKMSSEESAVRDMAESEADCSEALDEVVLGRIASLPLDPFPPRDFRGKFKKMRHKKRPTILETSPVGNGYSKPPIPPVCCPQGEKGPPAMMPISIDPESKPGEYILKSLFANFTTMSERKIRIIMAEPLEKPLTKSLQRGEDPQFDQMISTMSSLAEYSLPSILRTLFDWYKRQNGLEEELHEYRPRANTKSKNDEQQRDYLLERRDLAIDFIFSLVLIEVLKQMPLYPSLDSLVNEVINLAFKHLRYKEGYHGPNTGNMHTVADLYAEVIGVLAQSKFPAVKKKFMTELKELRQKEQSPYVVQSTISLIMGVKFFRIKMYPVEDFEASFQFMQECAYYFLEVKDKDIKHALAGLFVEILVPVAAAVKNEVNVPCLRNFVDSLYDTTLDLSSRKKHSLAFYPLVTCLLCVSQKQFFLNRWHVFLNNCLSNLKSRDPKMARVALESLYRLLWVYMIRIKCESNTATQGRLNTIITTLFPKGSRSVVPRDMPLNIFVKIIQFIAQERLDFAMKEIIFDLLCVGKPVKAFSLNPERMNIGLRAFLVVADKLQQKDGEPPMPNTGCTLPSGNTLRVKKTYLSKTLTDEEAKVIGMSQYYFHVRKAIDNILRHLDKEVGRCMMMTNAQMLNKEPEDMITGERKPKIDLFRTCVAAIPRILPDGMSKPELIDLLSRLTIHMDDELRLIAQNSLQSLLVDFSDWRDDVLFGFTNFLLREVQDSHPGLLDTSLRLLLQLLTQWKLTLAASGKSHDTANMHTVELLQTSSSLKVPAERGPHSTVLHAVEGLAFILLCSCQLSTRRLAISILKEIRSLFMTIGQSEDDDRPMIEVMDQLSPVILESFVNVVVSDTATLPAGHHVDLQWLVEWNALLVNSHYDIRSPSHVWIFAQSVKDPWVLCIYSLLRQDNLPKHCPTALSYAWPYAFTRMQMLMPLVDPNNPVYAKKTSTSGTGDNYVTLWRNYLILCFGVAKPSIMSPGHLRASTPEITAPTPDSGVSYDNKVIGSPSVAWLLKQLVPLMRAESIELTESLVLGFGRTNSLIFRELVEELHPLMKEALERRPENKKRRERRDLLRLQLLRIFELLADAGVISDSTNGALERDTLALGALFLEYVDLTRMLLEAENDKDAEILKDIRAHFSAMVANFIQCVPVHHRRFLFPQQSLRHHLFILFSQWAGPFSIMFTPLDRYSDRNHQITRYQYCALKAMSAVLCCGPVFDNVGLSPDGYLYKWLDNILACQDQRVHQLGCEVVILLLELNADQVNLFNWAVDRCYTGSYQLASGCFKAIATVCSSSKNYPSDVVTLLNLVLFKASDTNREIYEISMQLMQILEAKLFVYSKKIADQKPNSILYGTHGPLPPLYSVSLPQLSSLLARMYPELTLPLFSEVSQRFPTTHPNGRQIMLTYLLPWLGNIELVDSGLLLPVYTPCSSGYDSSSQLTSTGSSHQLKGTGWGSLQATSMVLNNLMFMTAKYGDDLPGTEMENAWNALVSNEKWSNNLRTTLQFLISLCGVSSDTTLLPYIKKVVIYLCRNNTMQTMEELIFELQQTDPVNPVVQHCDSPPFYRFTATSKPSAAASGTTSSSNTVVAGQDSFPETDDTKTVKENEERLSHIMRAHNRLESRYSSSSGGSYDEDKSEPLPPYADWLMVVIETNQPHPLPMPLNGGCWAPLVDFLPETITPRGPLHRCNIAVIFMTEMVVDHSVREDWTLHLPLLLHALFLGMDHCRPEVFEHSKRLLLHLLITLSCNNNFQTIASVLLQTREINGTKTLTCKPNLQSEYSPSGATDFLRECQASPVPDSGLSSSSTSSSLSLGGSSNNLPEISQEMDELVASNKMDEKTNKLIEFLTTRAYGPLWCHEDISPKNQISKSTVQLTNFLRHVVSVFKDSKSDYHLEQQLSDVALQTALCSSSRHYAGRSFQVFRALRQPISAHAVSDLLSRLVEVVGEHGEEVQGYVMEVLLTLESVVDNLAECLKNNDLMSILTRASSPDFLTSLKLLSNRKSTGQLNLRREERSKHQRSSSVPKKFGEADRWADPPRSATLDRIEASEQQALLAKIRRSSLSKDIVTDPMSINHPSNLLATIFWMAVSLMESDFEFEYQMSLRLLNKLLANLSLDKQENREKLEKLQSQLKWNSFTGLQQLLLKGFTSVSTTDLTLQLFSQLTPVSRVPVVDTSQSIGFPLNVLCLLPHLVQNFDSPTQFCQDVAERIAQVCLEEKNAKLANLAHVMTLYKTHSYTRDCFSWVNVVCRYLHEAFSDITLSLVTYMAELLEKGLPSMQQTLLQIIYSLLSHMDLSGIQAKPFNIEVLKTIEKFVQTVNWREALNILKLVVSRSASLVQPSLPQSDISYENISRVWDRSSKALPGKTLDFHFDISETPVIGRRYDDLQHSPGQDVKSRATTVTRSTSSTSSGSTSNNVLVPVSWKRPQSSQKRTREKLVNVLSLCGQEVGLTKNPSVIFSSCGELDLMEHQPSLVSSDDGTREAENMDDTTSEQQFRVFRDFDFLDVELEDGEELQGETMDNFNWGVRRRSMDSLDQCDLQPLEESQLSSSMPSLSKITHEDSDESSEEDSLSASQTLSHSQLTVSLSPTAEISSMDSPSAFFDTTSAESTPLNTKNPSFEVQLPEDSKQRVSQDSEDTNVHEDDLSLSISELPPDDHCGESLAIDLVHVDFKEELDLDSCIPSLAEEERDDLLEARSSPPPSPFFSAILAAFQPAVCDDAEEAWRSHINQLVSDTDGSCAVYTFQVFSSLFQNIQMKFCSLTCDAVSYLGDGLRGLGAKFLRSSQMLTSCSECPTLFIDAETIMSYGLLEKMKFSVLELQEYLDTYNNRKEAAVTWLGNCKATFTKSPGGTVITCQPMDHEEKQLELCQRLYKLHFQLLLLFQSYCKLIEQVHTISSIPELTNMSGELNELKSSLRVAAASVTNGEMTARDSSGPEPGFSSSEAAVQAILEGLKNNELMTAIHYIRECRTMWPNDIFGSPSEDEVQTLLNIYFRHQTLGQTGTFALVGSKQDLTEISIKLMELNGETRDMIRRAQGYRAITAFLPDSRVSGSTL from the exons CCTCACCCGTGGGGAACGGATACAGTAAACCTCCCATCCCTCCAGTCTGCTGTCCTCAGGGAGAGAAAGGTCCCCCAGCCATGATGCCCATCAGTATCGACCCTGAGAGCAAGCCGGGCGAGTACATCCTCAAGAGCCTCTTCGCCAacttcaccaccatgtctgagcGCAAGATCCGCATAATCATGGCTGAGCCATTG gAAAAGCCATTGACAAAGTCACTACAGAGGGGAGAAGATCCTCAGTTTGACCAA ATGATAAGCACCATGAGCTCTTTGGCTGAATACAGTCTCCCCTCCATCCTGCGCACTTTGTTCGACTGGtacaaaagacaaaatggaCTTGAGGAGGAGTTGCACGAGTATCGGCCAAGAGCCAACACCAAGTCCAAAAA tgatgagcaacagagagattATCTACTTGAAAGAAGAGATTTGGCTATTGACTTCATCTTCTCTCTTGTACTTATCGAAGTTTTGAAACAG ATGCCGCTTTACCCATCCCTGGACAGTTTGGTCAATGAAGTCATTAACTTAGCCTTTAAGCACTTAAGATACAAAGAGGG GTATCATGGTCCTAACACTGGAAACATGCacactgtagcagacctctatGCTGAAGTCATAGGAGTATTAGCCCAGTCCAA GTTTCCTGCTGTAAAGAAGAAATTTATGACGGAGCTGAAGGAGCTACGCCAGAAGGAGCAGAGTCCATACGTAGTCCAGAGCACCATTAGTCTCATAATGGGGGTCAAGTTCTTCCGGATTAAGATGTATCCTGTTGAGGATTTTGAAGCTTCTTTTCAGTTCATGCAG GAGTGTGCCTATTATTTTCTGGAAGTCAAGGACAAGGACATTAAGCATGCCTTGGCTGGCCTCTTTGTTGAGATTCTGGTTCCTGTTGCAGCC GCTGTAAAGAACGAGGTGAACGTGCCCTGCCTGAGGAACTTTGTGGACAGCTTGTACGACACAACCCTGGACTTGTCCTCCAGAAAGAAGCACTCACTG GCGTTTTACCCGCTGGTGACttgcctgctgtgtgtcagcCAGAAGCAGTTCTTTCTTAACAGATGGCACGTCTTCCTTAACAACTGCCTCTCAAACCTGAAG AGTCGAGACCCTAAAATGGCCCGTGTTGCACTGGAGTCCCTGTATCGCCTGCTGTGGGTCTACATGATCAGAATCAAGTGTGAGAGCAACACTGCAACACAGGG TCGTCTCAACACCATTATAACAACACTTTTCCCCAAAGGATCCCGTAGTGTGGTACCAAGAGACATGCCTCTCAATATCTTTGTCAAAATCATCCAGTTTAttgcacag GAACGACTGGATTTTGCCATGAAGGAAATTATCTTTGACCTTCTTTGTGTTGGGAAACCAGTAAAAGCCTTTAGTCTTAATCCAGAG AGAATGAATATCGGTCTGAGAGCATTCCTGGTCGTAGCtgataaactgcagcagaaGGACGGTGAGCCTCCCATGCCTAACACTGGTTGCACTTTGCCCTCTGGAAACACGCTCCGAGTGAAGAAGACTTACCTGAGCAAAACACTGACGGATGAGGAGGCTAAAGTCATTG GTATGTCACAGTATTATTTCCATGTGCGGAAGGCTATTGACAACATCCTCAGACACCTGGACAAAGAGGTGGGACGCTGTATGATGATGACAAATGCTCAGATGTTGAACAAGGAGCCAGAGGACATGATCAC AGGTGAAAGGAAGCCAAAGATCGACTTGTTTAGGACATGTGTTGCTGCCATTCCTCGCATTCTGCCTGACGGGATGTCAAAGCCAGAACTCATAGACCTGCTCTCCCG atTGACAATCCATATGGATGATGAGCTACGACTCATAGCCCAGAATTCCTTGCAAAGTCTGCTGGTGGATTTCTCTGACTGGCGTGACGACGTCCTGTTTGGATTCACTAATTTTCTGTTGCGTGAGGTCCAGGACTCCCACCCGGGACTGTTAGATACATCCCTCAGattactgctgcagctgctcacaCAGTGGAAACTGACCCTGGCTGCTTCAGGGAAGAGCCATGACACAGCTAACATGCACACTGTGGAG ctgctgcaaacAAGTTCAAGCCTCAAAGTACCTGCAGAACGAGGTCCACACTCCACAGTCCTGCATGCTGTGGAGGGACTAGCATTCATACTGCTCTGCTCCTGCCAACTCAGCACCCGCAGACTGGCCATCTCTATACTCAAAGAGATACGAAGTCTCTTTATGACCATCGGGCAGTCTGAG GATGATGACAGACCGATGATAGAAGTTATGGATCAGCTCAGCCCCGTCATCCTGGAAAGTTTTGTCAATGTTGTGGTCTCAGACACC GCCACCCTGCCAGCCGGTCACCACGTGGACCTCCAGTGGCTCGTGGAGTGGAATGCGCTGCTCGTCAACAGTCACTATGACATTAGGAGCCCGTCACATGTGTGGATCTTTGCCCAGTCTGTGAAGGACCCCTGGGTGCTGTGTATATACAGCCTCCTCCGGCAGGACAACCTGCCCAAACACTGCCCCACAGCTCTCAGCTACGCCTGGCCCTACGCCTTCACTCGGATGCAGATGCTCATGCCCCTGGTAGACCCAAA TAATCCAGTGTATGCAAAGAAGACCAGCACCTCTGGCACAGGGGACAATTATGTAACCCTGTGGAGGAACTACCTGATCCTTTGCTTTGGGGTGGCCAAGCCCAGTATCATGAGCCCAGGCCATCTGAGAGCATCGACACCTGAGATCACAGCTCCTACGCCTGACAGTGGTGTCAGCTACGATAACAAG GTTATCGGGAGCCCATCTGTGGCTTGGCTTCTGAAGCAGTTGGTTCCACTGATGAGGGCAGAGAGCATTGAGTTGACAGAGTCATTAGTTCTGGGCTTTGGTCGCACCAATTCACTCATATTCAG GGAACTGGTGGAGGAGTTGCACCCCCTCATGAAAGAGGCATTAGAAAGAAGACCTGAG AACAAGAAGCGGCGTGAGAGGCGAGACCTGctgagactgcagctgctgcggaTCTTTGAGCTGCTGGCTGATGCAGGTGTCATCAGTGATAG cacaaaCGGAGCTTTGGAACGTGACACCCTCGCCCTGGGCGCTCTCTTCCTGGAGTATGTGGATCTAACGCGGATGCTTCTAGAAGCCGAGAATGACAAAGATGCCGAAATTCTCAAGGACATCCGAGCCCACTTCAGTGCAATGGTGGCCAATTTCATCCAGTGTGTGCCAG TGCACCACAGGCGcttcctgtttccacagcaGAGTCTGCGACATCACCTCTTCATCCTGTTCAGTCAGTGGGCCGGCCCTTTCAGCATCATGTTCACTCCTCTGGATCGCTACAGTGACAGGAATCACCAGATAACCAGATATCAATACTgtgctctaaag GCCATGTCTGCGGTGCTGTGCTGTGGGCCTGTGTTTGATAACGTTGGCCTCTCTCCAGATGGATACCTCTATAAGTGGCTAGATAATATACTAGCCTGCCAGGATCAGCGG GTCCATCAGCTTGGCTGTGAAGTTGTCATTCTGCTCCTGGAGCTCAATGCTGATCAGGTCAACTTATTCAACTGGGCTGTGGACCGCTGCTACACAGGCTCCTACCAGCTCGCCTCAGGGTGCTTCAAGGCCATCgccactgtctgcagcagcag CAAAAATTACCCGAGTGACGTTGTTACGCTGCTGAATCTGGTGCTTTTTAAGGCATCAGACACCAACAGAGAAATCTATGAGATATCAATGCAGCTAATGCAG ATTCTTGAAGCGAAGTTGTTTGTGTACTCTAAGAAGATTGCAGACCAGAAGCCAAACAGCATTCTCTATGGCACCCATGGTCCACTGCCTCCTCTGTACAGCGTCTCCCTGCCACAACTCTCCAGTCTGCTTGCCAGGATGTACCCTGAACTCACGCTTCCTTTATTCTCAG AGGTCAGCCAGAGGTTCCCCACCACTCATCCCAATGGGAGGCAGATCATGCTAACCTACCTCCTGCCCTGGCTTGGTAACATTGAGCTGGTGGATAGTGGCCTGCTTCTTCCAGTCTACACACCGTGCTCTTCAGGTTATGATTCTTCAAGCCAGCTGACCAGCACAGGTTCATCACACCAGCTAAAAGGCACAGGCTGGGGGTCCTTACAGGCTACATCTATGGTTCTCAATAACCTCATGTTCATGACAGCCAAG TATGGAGACGATCTACCTGGAACAGAGATGGAAAATGCTTGGAATGCTTTAGTCAGCAATGAGAAGTGGAGCAACAATCTTAGAACCACTCTGCAGTTTCTCATTAGTTTGTGCGGCGTCAGCAGTGACACCACCCTCCTCCCATAT ATCAAGAAGGTGGTGATCTATCTGTGCCGGAACAACACCATGCAGACCATGGAGGAGTTGATATTTGAGTTACAACAAACAGATCCTGTCAACCCTGTGGTGCAGCACTGTGATAGTCCTCCTTTCTATCGCTTCACCGCCACGAGTAAAccctctgcagcagcttcag GTACCACATCAAGCAGCAATACTGTAGTCGCAGGCCAGGATAGCTTTCCTGAAACCGATGATACCAAGACTGTGAAGGAGAACGAGGAGAG GCTTAGTCACATCATGCGGGCACACAATCGTCTGGAATCACgctacagcagcagctcaggaggATCCTACGATGAAGATAAGA GTGAACCTTTGCCCCCCTATGCTGATTGGCTTATGGTTGTCATTGAGACCAACCAGCCCCATCCTTTGCCCATGCCGCTGAATGGAGGATGCTGGGCTCCACTGGTGGACTTTTTACCGGAGACCATCACTCCCAGAGGGCCGTTACACAG GTGTAATATAGCAGTCATCTTCATGacagagatggtggtggaccaCAGCGTGAGAGAGGACTGGACTTTGCACTTGCCTTTACTGCTACATGCCTTATTTTTAG GCATGGATCACTGTCGTCCAGAGGTGTTTGAACACAGCAAACgtcttctcctccacctgctcatCACGCTGTCCTGTAACAACAACTTCCAGACCATTGCATCAGTCTTACTGCAGACACGAGAGATTAACGGCACTAAGACCCTCACCTGCAAACCAAACCTTCAGTCAGAGTATTCACCTTCCG GAGCTACCGACTTCCTGCGGGAGTGCCAGGCGTCTCCTGTGCCAGACTCTGGGCTCAGTTCTTCTTCTACCTCATCCAGTTTGAGTCTGGGAGGCAGCAGCAACAACCTGCCTGAGATTTCACAGGAGATGGATGAGCTGGTGGCCTCCAATAAAATGGACGAGAAGACTAACAAACTCATTGAATTTTTAACCACAAG agcatATGGACCACTGTGGTGCCACGAAGACATTTCACCCAAAAACCAAATTTCAAAAAGCACTGTGCAACTGACGAACTTTCTGCGAcatgtggtgtctgtgttcAAAGACTCCAAGTCAG ATTACcacctggagcagcagctcagcgACGTGGCACTGCAGACAGCCTTGTGCAGTTCATCGCGTCACTACGCCGGCCGCTCCTTCCAGGTGTTCCGAGCACTTCGACAGCCCATCTCTGCCCACGCTGTGTCAGACCTGCTCTCCAGGCTGGTGGAAGTTGTTGGTGAACATGGAGAAGAAGTGCAG GGCTATGTGATGGAAGTGTTACTCACACTAGAATCTGTGGTTGATAATTTGGCTGAATGTCTCAAGAACAATGATCTCATGTCTATCCTGACAAg AGCCTCATCTCCAGATTTCCTCACCagtttgaagctgctgtctAACCGGAAAAGCACAGGGCAGCTAAATCttagaagagaagagaggagcaaacatcaGAGGAGCTCTTCTGTCCCCAAGAAGTTTGGAGAGGCAGACAGGTGGGCAGATCCACCTCGCAGTGCCACACTGGACCGTATCGAAGCCAGCGAACAGCAGGCTTTGTTGGCAAAGATCCGCCGCTCGTCCTTATCTAAAGACATTGTCACTGACCCAATGAGCATCAACCACCCCAGCAACCTGCTGGCCACCATCTTCTGGATGGCAGTGTCTCTGATGGAGTCAGACTTTGAGTTTGAGTATCAGATGTCTTTGAGACTGTTGAATAAATTGCTGGCTAACCTGTCACTGGacaaacaggagaacagagagaagctggagaagctgcagagccAGCTAAAGTGGAACAGCTTCACTGggctccagcagctgctgttaaaaGGCTTCACCTCCGTGTCCACCACTGACctcacactccagctgtttaGCCAACTCACGCCTGTGTCACGAGTGCCTGTAGTGGACACGTCACAATCTATAG GTTTTCCCTTGAATGTGCTCTGCCTGCTCCCACATCTTGTGCAGAACTTTGACAGCCCCACACAGTTCTGTCAAGACGTCGCTGAGAGGATAGCTCAG GTATGCCTGGAAGAGAAGAATGCCAAGCTTGCCAACCTTGCCCATGTCATGACTCTGTATAAAACACACTCCTACACACGGGACTGCTTCTCCTGGGTCAACGTGGTGTGTCGATATCTTCATGAAGCGTTCTCAGATATCACCCTGAGCCTGGTCACTTACATGGCAGAG CTGTTAGAGAAAGGTCTCCCCAGCATGCAGCAGACGCTCCTACAGATTATCTACAGCCTCCTGAGTCACATGGACCTGAGCGGGATTCAAGCCAAACCCTTCAACATAGAGGTGCTGAAGACAATTGAGAAGTTTGTCCAG ACTGTCAATTGGAGAGAAGCGCTGAACATCCTGAAGCTGGTAGTTTCTCGATCAGCGAGTTTGGTTCAGCCTTCCCTGCCACAAAGTGACATCTCCTACGAGAACATCAGCCGTGTCTGGGACCGCTCCTCCAAGGCCTTGCCTGGGAAAACACTGGATTTCCACTTTGACATATCTGAG ACGCCTGTGATTGGCCGACGTTACGATGACCTGCAGCACTCTCCGGGCCAAGATGTGAAGAGCAGGGCCACAACAGTGACCCGCAGCACCTCCTCTACCTCCTCTGGATCCACTTCCAACAACGTCCTGGTGCCAGTTAGCTGGAAAAGACCTCAGTCCTCACAG AAAAGAACTCGGGAAAAGCTGGTAaatgtgttgtctttgtgtggACAAGAAGTGGGACTCACAAAAAACCCCTCG GTGATCTTCTCCAGTTGTGGGGAGCTTGACCTCATGGAGCACCAGCCCAGCCTGGTATCCTCTGACGATGGCACCAGGGAAGCGGAGAACATGGACGACACCACCTCAGAGCAGCAGTTCAGAGTCTTTAGAGACTTTGACTTCCTGGATGTTGAGCTTGAGGATGGAGAG GAGCTACAG GGAGAGACTATGGACAACTTCAACTGGGGTGTACGCAGACGTTCCATGGATAGTCTAGATCAATGTGACCTGCAGCCGCTCGAGGAGAGTCAGCTGTCCAGCAGCATGCCCAGCCTGAGCAAGATCACCCACGAGGACTCAGACGAGTCATCAGAGGAGGATTCCCTCTCCGCCAGTCAGACACTCTCCCACTCGCAGCTT ACTGTCAGTCTCTCTCCGACAGCAGAGATCAGTAGCATGGACTCTCCCTCTGCCTTTTTTGATACAACTTCCGCAGAGTCGACTCCTCTGAACACCAAAAATCCTAGTTTCGAAGTCCAACTGCCTGAGGACTCGAAGCAGCGG GTGTCACAAGACAGTGAGGACACCAATGTCCATGAGGATGACCTGTCTCTGTCCATCAGTGAGCTGCCCCCTGACGATCACTGTGGTGAGAGTTTGGCAATTGACTTAGTTCACGTCGATTTCAAAGAAGAACTGGATCTTGACAGCTGTATACCCAG TCTtgctgaggaagagagagatgaCCTGCTGGAGGCACGCTCTTCACCGCCACCGTCGCCCTTCTTCTCAGCCATCCTTGCGGCATTCCAACCAGCGGTGTGCGATGATGCAGAGGAGGCTTGGCGGAGCCACATTAACCAGCTTGTGTCCGACACAGATGGGTCCTGTGCAGTCTACACTTTTCAAGTGTTTTCTTCACTGTTTCAG AATATCCAGATGAAATTTTGTTCCTTAACCTGCGATGCTGTGAGTTACCTTGGTGACGGCTTGAGAGGATTAGGAGCAAAGTTTCTGAGGTCATCTCAGATGTTGACTTCATGCTCAGAGTGCCCTACACTGTTCATAGATGCAGAAACG ATTATGTCTTATGGACTGCTGGAAAAAATGAAATTCAGTGTGTTGGAACTTCAAGAATATCTGGACACttacaacaacaggaaggaggCTGCTGTCACT TGGTTGGGTAACTGCAAGGCCACTTTTACCAAGAGTCCTGGAGGCACTGTGATAACATGCCAACCCATGGATCATGAGGAAAAG CAACTGGAGCTCTGTCAAAGACTCTACAAACTTCACTTTCAGTTATTGCTGCTTTTTCAGTCCTACTGTAAGCTGATAGAACAGGTCCATACCATAAGCTCTATTCCCGAG CTGACAAATATGTCCGGAGAGTTAAATGAGTTGAAGAGCAGCCTGAGGGTAGCAGCTGCCTCAGTGACAAATGGAGAGATGACAGCCCGTGACAGCTCAGGCCCTGAGCCCGGCTTCAGCTCCTCTGAGGCGGCCGTGCAGGCCATCCTAGAGGGTCTGAAAAACAACGAGTTAATGACGGCCATTCACTACATTCGTGAGTGCAG AACCATGTGGCCTAATGACATCTTTGGCAGTCCCTCTGAGGATGAGGTCCAAACATTACTGAACATCTACTTCAGACATCAAACTTTGGGCCAGACAGGAACGTTCGCTTTGGTAGGCTCAAAGCAGGACCTGACAGAAATTTCCATCAAGTTAATGGAGCTTAATGGGGAGACTCGGGATATGATCCGACGAGCCCAGGGCTACAGAGCTATCACAGCGTTTCTTCCAGACTCCAGGGTCTCAGGCTCTACACTCTGA